One Vigna unguiculata cultivar IT97K-499-35 chromosome 11, ASM411807v1, whole genome shotgun sequence DNA window includes the following coding sequences:
- the LOC114168228 gene encoding probable 2-carboxy-D-arabinitol-1-phosphatase, with amino-acid sequence MFLVVRPCGSSSAGIHRLHPTPTSHRSRNVVIRCSLSSVQEKKEKAELDSELQPSLAFPPIRAAKRVVLVRHGQSTWNAEGRIQGSSNFSVLTKKGESQAETSRQMLIDDNFDACFASPLARSKKTAEIIWGSRPEPIITDSDLREIDLYSFQGLLKHEGKAKFGSAFHQWQVDAENFIIDGHYPVRELWDRARSCWTKILAHDSRSVLVVAHNAVNQALVATAIGLGSEYFRKLLQSNCGVSVLDFIPRSEGGSPHICLNRLNQTPGSPIAGGKSGGRETSKRIILVCNGSTQGNTENGFPFGGDQPLNMLGVIQSQKSAELLLDLKVSSIISSSNKASVGTASVISQVQEAADCLGADCVPRYVEMKQIGNLDVETIFKQSEMDISNFPPFQPGWLNRVDDGLRTRLWNQSGKVWQSLLDEISDESKPEEVIVAVGHPAIHIALMGHCLNLSKEWLGSFHLDAGSVSVLDFPDGAKGKGVIRCINYTAHLGRWSIPITRSTEDGEEF; translated from the exons ATGTTTTTGGTGGTAAGACCATGTGGTTCTTCCTCTGCGGGTATTCATCGTCTTCACCCAACTCCCACATCGCACCGTAGCAGAAACGTGGTTATTAGATGCTCGCTCAGCAGCGtgcaggagaagaaggagaaagcTGAATTGGATTCGGAGCTGCAGCCTTCGCTGGCATTTCCGCCGATCAGGGCGGCGAAGAGGGTGGTTCTGGTGAGGCACGGGCAAAGCACGTGGAACGCGGAGGGGAGAATCCAAGGAAGCTCTAATTTCTCTGTTCTCACGAAGAAGGGGGAGTCTCAGGCTGAGACCTCACGCCAAATGCTCATCGACGACAACTTCGATGCGTGCTTTGCCAg TCCTTTGGCTCGATCCAAGAAAACTGCTGAAATCATTTGGGGATCGCGCCCGGAACCCATCATTACCGACTCTGATTTGAGGGAAATCGATTTGTACTCCTTTCAA GGTCTGCTGAAGCATGAGGGGAAAGCAAAATTTGGTTCTGCTTTTCATCAATGGCAGGTTGATGCTGAGAATTTCATCATTGATGGTCATTATCCAGTTAGAGAGTTGTGGGATCGTGCTAGAAGCTGCTGGACTAAAATCTTAGCTCATGATAGCAGGTCTGTTCTTGTGGTTGCTCACAATGCTGTTAATCAGGCTCTTGTTGCCACAGCAATTG GTCTGGGGTCCGAGTATTTCAGAAAATTACTTCAGAGCAATTGTGGTGTTAGTGTGCTGGACTTCATCCCAAGATCTGAGGGTGGATCTCCGCATATTTGCCTTAACCGGTTAAATCAG ACCCCTGGTTCACCTATTGCTGGTGGGAAATCTGGAGGTCGAGAGACAAGTAAGAGGATCATACTTGTTTGTAATGGATCAACACAAGGAAATACAGAG AATGGTTTTCCTTTCGGTGGTGATCAACCATTGAACATGCTTGGTGTCATACAG TCCCAGAAATCTGCAGAGCTACTACTTGATTTGAAAGTGAGTTCCATAATTAGCAGTTCTAACAAAGCCAGTGTTGGGACAGCCTCGGTAATCTCCCAG GTACAAGAAGCTGCAGATTGCTTGGGTGCTGACTGTGTGCCTCGATATGTTGAGATGAAGCAGATTGGGAACCTTGATGTTGAAACTATCTTCAAGCAATCTGAAATG GATATATCAAACTTTCCGCCATTTCAACCTGGTTGGTTAAATAGAGTTGATGATGGATTGAGAACAAGATTATGGAATCAATCTGGAAAAGTGTGGCAATCTTTGTTGGATGAAATATCTGATGAATCTAAGCCAGAAGAAGTTATAGTGGCAGTTGGTCACCCTGCAATCCACATAGCACTAATGGGGCACTGTCTTAATTTGAGCAAAGAATGGTTGGGATCATTTCATCTTGATGCAGGGAGCGTTAGTGTTCTTGATTTCCCTGATGGAGCTAAGGGAAAAGGTGTCATCAGATGCATAAATTATACTGCACATTTGGGGAGATGGTCCATACCCATCACAAGATCAACAGAAGATGGTGAAGAGTTTTAA
- the LOC114169711 gene encoding nucleobase-ascorbate transporter 12-like: MSNSDPNNRNRLAPSPPEPKPMPPSSWAKKTGFRPKFSGETNATDSGPITTPPPNVDIEAGRVRTPATTNGVAQGDKPPVPVPPPPAMAKKRRDSDGVQKNSVPSTNGQATAAAEQPPPRRNARHEEVVDGLPVEVEEFVSRHAHMKYELRDSPGLVPIGVYGVQHYFSMLGSLVLIPLVIVPAMGGTHEETSMVVSTVLFVSGVTTLLHIAFGSRLPLIQGPSFVYLAPALAIINSPEFQGLNGNKFKHIMKELQGAIIIGSAFQALLGYTGLMSLLVRLINPVVVAPTIAAVGLSFYSYGFPLVGTCIEIGAVQILVAIVFSLYLRKISVLGHRIFLIYAVPLGLAITWAFAFLLTEAGAYSYKGCDINIPASNMVSEHCRKHFSRMRHCRVDTSQALLSSPWFRFPYPLQWGTPVFHWKMALVMCVVSLISSVDSVGTYHASSLLVASRPPTTGVLSRGIGLEGLSSVLAGLWGTGAGSVTLTENVHTIAVTKMGSRWAVQLGACFLIVLSLVGKVGGFIASIPEVMVAGLLCFMWAMLTALGLSNLRYSEAGSSRNIIIVGLSLFFSLSIPAYFQQYGISPNSNLSVPNYFQPYIVASHGPIHSKYGGLDYVLNTLFSLHMVIAFLVAVILDNTVPGSKVERGVYVWSEAEVARREPAVANDYELPLRIGRIFRWVKWVGL, from the exons ATGTCCAATTCCGATCCTAACAACCGTAACCGTCTGGCTCCGTCGCCGCCGGAGCCAAAGCCAATGCCGCCTTCTTCCTGGGCCAAGAAAACAGGTTTCAGGCCCAAATTCTCCGGCGAGACCAATGCAACAGACTCGGGGCCGATAACCACCCCTCCGCCCAACGTCGATATCGAGGCCGGTCGCGTTCGAACTCCGGCAACCACTAACGGCGTCGCACAAGGCGACAAGCCTCCCGTTCCGGTTCCGCCGCCGCCTGCCATGGCGAAGAAGCGGAGAGACTCTGACGGCGTGCAGAAGAATTCGGTTCCGAGCACCAACGGACAGGCGACGGCGGCGGCGGAACAGCCACCGCCGAGGAGAAATGCGAGGCACGAGGAAGTGGTGGACGGCTTGCCGGTGGAGGTCGAGGAGTTCGTGTCGAGGCACGCGCATATGAAGTACGAGCTCAGAGATTCGCCTGGTTTAg TTCCTATTGGCGTGTACGGTGTTCAACACTACTTTTCGATGTTAGGTTCGTTGGTTCTGATTCCGCTTGTGATTGTTCCTGCCATGGGAGGCACTCAT GAGGAAACTTCTATGGTGGTATCGACCGTGCTCTTTGTCTCGGGGGTGACTACTCTCTTGCATATTGCTTTTGGCTCCAGGTTACCCTTGATTCAGGGCCCTTCTTTTGTTTATCTGGCGCCGGCGCTCGCGATAATCAACTCCCCGGAGTTTCAAGGATTGAATGGAAAT AAATTCAAGCACATAATGAAGGAGCTCCAGGGGGCTATAATTATTGGTTCAGCTTTTCAAGCTTTACTTGGATATACTGGACTTATGTCACTGTTAGTAAG GTTGATAAATCCTGTAGTTGTAGCCCCAACTATTGCTGCTGTTGGACTTTCATTTTACAGTTATGGTTTCCCATTAGTTGGTACATGTATTGAGATCGGTGCAGTTCAAATATTAGTGGCTATTGTTTTTTCTCTT TATCTTCGTAAGATATCTGTTCTTGGGCATCGCATATTTCTAATTTATGCA GTTCCTCTGGGACTGGCAATTACATGGGCATTTGCTTTCTTGCTGACTGAAGCCGGAGCTTACAGCTACAAAGGGTGTGATATAAATATACCTGCCTCAAATATGGTTTCAGAGCACTGCAGAAAGCATTTTTCAAGGATGAGGCATTGTCGGGTTGATACGTCTCAAGCATTGTTATCCTCTCCATGGTTTAGGTTTCCTTATCCACTACAATGGGGTACCCCTGTCTTCCATTGGAAAATGGCTCTTGTAATGTGTGTGGTTTCCTTAATCTCATCAGTAGATTCG GTTGGCACATACCATGCATCTTCGTTATTGGTCGCATCCAGACCTCCGACTACTGGAGTTCTTAGTCGAGGAATTGGCTTGGAAGGTCTTTCTAGTGTCTTGGCTGGTCTCTGGGGAACTGGAGCTGGATCTGTAACTTTAACTGAAAATGTTCACACAATTGCTGTGACTAAAATGGGAAGCCGCTGGGCGGTTCAACTTGGTGCATGCTTTTTGATAGTGTTGTCTCTTGTGG GTAAGGTTGGAGGATTCATTGCTTCAATACCTGAAGTTATGGTTGCCGGTCTCCTCTGCTTTATGTGGGCAATGCTCACTGCATTAGGCTTGTCAAATCTACGCTATAGTGAGGCTGGAAGCTCTCGCAATATCATCATAGTTGGGCTATCActgtttttctctctttcaatACCTGCTTACTTTCAACAATATGGCATCTCTCCAAATTCCAACCTGTCTGTGCCAAATTACTTTCAGCCCTACATTGTGGCTTCTCACGGGCCTATTCACAGCAAATATGGAGGG TTGGACTATGTGTTGAACACGCTTTTTTCGCTACACATGGTGATAGCCTTTCTTGTGGCTGTTATTCTGGATAATACCGTACCTGGCAGTAAGGTGGAACGTGGGGTATATGTTTGGTCCGAAGCTGAGGTTGCTAGAAGAGAACCTGCTGTTGCTAATGACTATGAATTGCCCTTGAGAATTGGTCGGATTTTTAGATGGGTGAAGTGGGTTGGCCTGTAA